GGACATGATAGATGGTCGTGCCACATGAGCAATTGTTAGGCATCTAGTTACATATTGCAGTCAGAAGCAGCTCATATTGGGATAAAGCCTGAAGCCGTGTCTCTGTTGACAAAGTTTGATCGAAGTAGCCACTGTTATTGTCAAAGTGGAAACCGTGTCTTCATCGAACTTTGCACCTGTTGCAATATTAGAGTCAAATATGGGGGCGCGTCAAGCATCAAAACTTGTCACCGAGAAACCAATATTCGTGTCAAAAATGAAATCTGGCCTAAGCAGCTAAACTTTGTGCTAATACAAGACAATGAGCGTAAGTGGGGAAAGAGATATGACAAAAGGAAAGGTCTAATATGCAGAGGGAGCTTGAGTTTTCGTCAGAATATTGTGCAGCAAGTTGTAGAGGTTCAATGCGCTGTTGAGGAAGTTATTTAGCAAATCATAATTCAGCTTTGAGGAGACAATAACTTCCGAGCCACTCTTGCGTCACGGACCAGCACCAGTGACAAATTTCTTACTAACCATCCAAAATCTACCGATTAATTTGAAAAGGAAGGTCTACTGGATGCAGCTGATAGTCGAACGCGGGTGTTCATAATGGGAATGTAAACACTTACTCAGCAAAAACCTCAACAGGAAGACGACGACGGTCAGCAAGACCAGCAACGCAAGAAGTCCGACGGCGAAGGCCACAACGGAAGGATGACTGACGTCATCGCTCCCGGACGCCCTTGAACGAGAGGTTCTCGGAAAATGATTCGTAAAGCCCGCGGGTTTTTCACAACGCCACTCCGACTGACCAGAAGCCACGATGTCCAAACCGACGACCTCATCCGTGGGACGCCTGAAGCAAGCAGCCTTCGAGGACACGGCGCTGTCTGCGTCGTTCAAGACAAAGATCTTCCATTCACTGCCGAGGAACTCGCTCCCCTCGGCGTAAGCGCCCACGTGAAGCATGTGCCACTGTTCCAAATCATCGGCAACGCCCAGGTCCTCTACAGAGAATCTCTGATTCAAAGTTTCCACCCGGGAAAGACGCAAGAACCCTTTCAGGTGAAGGTTGACTTCCATGCGCTGGAAATGTTTGCTGGCTTTGAAATACAACGAGACACTGGCGCTCTTAAAACTTCCTACGGTTTTGGTGTCATTTCCCTCGACTTTAGAATAACACGGGACATCATCACTGCTTCTTTTTCGCTTTCTGTTATATCCGTTGCTAAAACTCAAGGAATCATTTTCATTAACTGAAATATTACTGTTTTCTGAACTTGGAGATGTATTGCTCGCATTTCCGTAAATGTTTTTGGTTGCTGAAAAAATCTGCTCATCTTTACTAGAATCGTTGTAGACTTTGACATTAGGACTGATAACAGAAGACCCCTCTATTTCCACCGTAGGAGCTTTGTTAAATCCATTCCACCCAGGGAACTTCGTGCTTCCGTCGCTTTCCTTTGCTAAAATAGCGAGGTATTGCAGAAATATCCACGTAAGGTATACACTGCCCATGGTGAAACTAAGCCTTTTTAATCACTCTTTCACAAAACAAATTTTGATTTCTGGTTAGAAAGAACCCTCATCTGAAATGAGTCATCACAGCTAAGTCGATTCACCAGAGCTCGACAATCGCACGACGGATAACTGACACGATCACTGACTGACGAACATTGATGCCTTGACTTTCGTGACATGTACAGTACCTCACCACTTGACTCGAGAGACTGAGGTGAATCACAGGAAGCGTAGGGTGTTGATGACAACATTCACCTGACAGCcgccaaaacaaaaaaactaaatagataaagaaaaaaggcCACCGGAAGTTTATTCATGCTCAGGCGCTTTTGATGAAACTGGAGGAGTGATACAGAACAACTGACAAATGATAATCCCATCGAAAAGATTTCATCGGTTCATCAAAAATGTTCAACATATGAacgtgtgtgatatatatatatatttatatatatatatatatatatatatatatatatatatatatatatatatatatatatatatataagaactgaaAACCTGAGAGGTtccagtaggagaataggtactaCCTCACTGGGCtggggttaaacagtgggcctagcggaCACTGGCCATGTCTAGGTgcattgggacctgtcctccACTGGCTGTCAGCTGTGAAACAGGGAGATCAGCGCtcgccctatgagcctacagaggcacAGGaggttattaaattaaatatatatatatatatatatatatatatatatatatatatatatatatatataatgtatatataatgtataactgaatcacgataaAAGtatgaacgtgatgaatatataaataaagataaaataatgaaggaaacgGAGACACTGGAGTGCTGGGAGGCCTttgacacttacgtcctttacttagcagactgaagaatataaagtaagtttacaaagaaagcgtataaatgacagatgggattataaaggaaacatatacctggaatccaacacagttggaAGCCATAAATAGAACTACCAAAACAGGCCAAATGTTAAGAGGTtttgcaaaggattaggatcaacgtTCAGAAGCAgtggacaggacaattaaaagattattcaggtcgactgaccacccaaaaaaatattagtgcaacaaaataatttcttttgtaaacaataataattttccaagatgaacatttttacaaataaagaa
This genomic stretch from Macrobrachium rosenbergii isolate ZJJX-2024 chromosome 23, ASM4041242v1, whole genome shotgun sequence harbors:
- the LOC136851349 gene encoding uncharacterized protein isoform X1; translated protein: MGSVYLTWIFLQYLAILAKESDGSTKFPGWNGFNKAPTVEIEGSSVISPNVKVYNDSSKDEQIFSATKNIYGNASNTSPSSENSNISVNENDSLSFSNGYNRKRKRSSDDVPCYSKVEGNDTKTVGSFKSASVSLYFKASKHFQRMEVNLHLKGFLRLSRVETLNQRFSVEDLGVADDLEQWHMLHVGAYAEGSEFLGSEWKIFVLNDADSAVSSKAACFRRPTDEVVGLDIVASGQSEWRCEKPAGFTNHFPRTSRSRASGSDDVSHPSVVAFAVGLLALLVLLTVVVFLLRFLLKKKKMMKSRREDRAVLRARDTETEERTAGISNNARPVSSHSSDNSLYGVVIARDENECE